In Candidatus Effluviviaceae Genus V sp., a single genomic region encodes these proteins:
- a CDS encoding T9SS type A sorting domain-containing protein yields the protein MEVRAMRKQLPVLLVVVLVLAVALSAGARMNVEEMTTRRAIEQAFQERGGNISELILAKAQALYESGELDADLRGGLIDKSGTPMALEIYRALPELPADVSDRVTRMRARPSCDASITTEHFRIHYDTSGTHKILNWPNTSYRDAVATAAEYVYDQEVTAMGFVPPADDSGDPDGGGGCERYDIYVQNLSGVYGYCQPTYYTGSGNAATSYVVIDNDYAGFGYPDPTDPMKVTVAHEFNHSCQMAVDITEELWYMECTAVWAEEQVYDSIDDYTQYIPYYFNSTYRSLDWEDGTGLRIYGTCVWNIFLSENVDPGVVSDYWNACGGNSSVYQYLDMVLANYGTTIEEQFHEFAMWNWFTGSRCDGAHYSEGASWPLVSITRTFGMFPIVDGEPYSTYRPDHMGMNFIRFTNPGTGWTGLHLAYDGPATLSTPNGASVLQKTSGGTTSEYGDISLNPWGNGDITVEGWDGLSEVVMVVSNQTDNANDMTYTFDAEQVETSVEEGGEYAFALRPASPNPFAASTSIAYTVPTGGGRVEVTIHDVSGRAVRTLVNGHRPAGPGEVRWDGLDSTGRPVATGVYFARLNIDGTTASGKLMVLK from the coding sequence CGCGGCGGGAACATCAGCGAGCTGATCCTGGCGAAGGCGCAGGCTCTCTACGAGTCCGGCGAGCTCGATGCCGATCTTCGGGGCGGCCTCATCGACAAGAGCGGCACTCCGATGGCGCTCGAGATCTACAGGGCACTTCCGGAGCTCCCGGCCGACGTGTCCGATCGCGTGACGCGGATGCGTGCGCGCCCATCGTGCGATGCGTCGATCACAACTGAGCACTTCAGGATCCACTACGACACGAGCGGCACCCACAAGATCCTCAACTGGCCGAACACGTCCTACCGCGACGCCGTCGCCACGGCGGCAGAGTACGTATACGATCAGGAAGTGACCGCCATGGGCTTCGTCCCTCCTGCCGATGACTCCGGTGACCCCGACGGCGGCGGGGGGTGCGAACGGTACGACATCTACGTCCAGAACCTGTCGGGTGTCTACGGCTACTGCCAGCCGACCTACTACACCGGAAGCGGCAACGCCGCCACCAGCTACGTGGTCATCGACAACGACTACGCCGGCTTCGGCTATCCCGACCCGACCGACCCGATGAAGGTCACGGTCGCTCACGAGTTCAACCACTCGTGCCAGATGGCCGTCGACATCACCGAGGAGCTCTGGTACATGGAGTGCACCGCGGTGTGGGCCGAGGAGCAGGTCTACGACAGCATCGACGACTACACGCAGTACATTCCCTACTACTTCAACTCGACGTACCGTTCGCTCGACTGGGAGGACGGCACGGGGCTCCGGATCTACGGAACGTGTGTCTGGAACATCTTCCTCTCCGAGAACGTCGACCCCGGCGTCGTCAGCGACTACTGGAACGCGTGCGGCGGCAACAGCTCGGTCTACCAGTACCTCGACATGGTGCTCGCGAACTACGGCACCACGATCGAGGAGCAGTTCCACGAGTTCGCCATGTGGAACTGGTTCACCGGCTCGCGCTGCGACGGAGCGCACTACTCGGAGGGCGCCTCGTGGCCGCTCGTCTCGATCACCCGGACATTCGGCATGTTCCCGATCGTCGACGGCGAGCCGTACAGCACCTACCGACCTGATCACATGGGCATGAACTTCATCCGCTTCACGAACCCGGGAACCGGATGGACCGGTCTGCATCTGGCGTACGACGGTCCGGCGACGCTCTCGACCCCGAACGGCGCGTCCGTACTGCAGAAGACGTCAGGCGGGACGACCAGCGAATACGGTGACATCAGCCTGAACCCGTGGGGCAACGGCGACATCACCGTCGAGGGCTGGGACGGCCTGAGCGAGGTCGTGATGGTCGTCTCGAACCAGACGGACAATGCCAACGATATGACCTACACGTTCGACGCCGAACAGGTCGAGACGAGCGTCGAGGAGGGCGGCGAGTACGCATTCGCGCTCAGGCCCGCATCACCGAACCCGTTCGCTGCATCGACGTCGATCGCCTACACGGTGCCGACCGGCGGCGGGCGTGTCGAGGTGACGATCCACGACGTCTCGGGACGCGCGGTGCGCACCCTGGTCAACGGCCACCGTCCGGCCGGTCCCGGAGAGGTCAGGTGGGACGGTCTCGACAGCACGGGCCGGCCCGTCGCGACGGGCGTCTACTTCGCCCGTCTCAACATCGACGGAACGACGGCAAGCGGTAAGCTGATGGTCCTCAAGTAG
- a CDS encoding TGS domain-containing protein — translation MEDDAVPMSHKDLRVKIKKETKGRTPDQEIAILRGYLADWPEYKGPYQELGKKLSRRVRELERVIAVRGSREVHEDPFSVRKRGLAQVGLVGLPNAGKSTVFCALSGAPAETATYPYTTLVPNVGMMSVGAYEFELVDLPPLSDDQPVSSLSYAAGLKEAVSNAGLLAVVVDLRTDLELVLWVIGERLTELDTRAVWDPAGAAGIGSGEHARPAVLVATRADEADAGSLDELRTRARGALIFAHPFGEGVRSRIGEALCSFVGRIVIKARNPAEPDDPVDYAVPDGATVLDLAETIHKDLAASAERARIWGPSARHEGQEVGLDHVLSPGDTVEVIER, via the coding sequence GTGGAGGACGATGCCGTGCCGATGTCGCACAAGGACCTCCGGGTCAAGATCAAGAAGGAGACCAAGGGCAGGACCCCCGATCAGGAGATCGCGATCCTGAGGGGCTATCTCGCCGACTGGCCGGAGTACAAGGGTCCATACCAGGAGCTGGGCAAGAAGCTGTCGAGACGCGTCCGTGAGCTCGAACGCGTCATCGCCGTCAGAGGATCCCGCGAAGTCCACGAGGACCCTTTCTCCGTGAGGAAGAGGGGACTGGCTCAGGTCGGTCTTGTCGGCCTTCCGAACGCCGGGAAGTCGACCGTCTTCTGCGCCCTCTCCGGCGCGCCGGCGGAGACGGCGACGTATCCGTACACGACACTCGTGCCGAACGTCGGGATGATGTCGGTGGGTGCTTACGAGTTCGAACTCGTCGACCTCCCGCCGCTCTCCGACGACCAACCCGTCTCAAGTCTCTCGTATGCGGCCGGGCTGAAGGAGGCCGTCTCGAACGCCGGTCTTCTCGCGGTCGTCGTCGACCTTCGAACCGACCTCGAACTCGTGCTCTGGGTGATCGGTGAGCGTCTCACGGAGCTCGACACGAGAGCGGTCTGGGATCCGGCAGGGGCGGCGGGCATCGGTTCCGGCGAGCACGCGCGCCCGGCCGTCCTGGTGGCGACGCGGGCCGACGAGGCGGACGCGGGCTCGCTCGATGAGCTCCGGACACGGGCGCGCGGGGCGCTCATCTTCGCGCATCCGTTCGGTGAAGGCGTCCGCTCGAGGATCGGCGAGGCGCTGTGCTCGTTCGTGGGACGCATCGTCATCAAGGCGAGAAACCCGGCTGAGCCGGACGATCCCGTAGACTATGCGGTACCTGACGGCGCGACGGTCCTCGATCTTGCAGAGACGATCCACAAGGACTTGGCCGCCTCCGCGGAGCGGGCGAGGATCTGGGGACCGTCCGCCCGACACGAAGGGCAGGAGGTAGGTCTCGACCACGTTCTCTCACCGGGGGACACCGTCGAGGTCATCGAGCGATGA